From a region of the Catharus ustulatus isolate bCatUst1 chromosome 11, bCatUst1.pri.v2, whole genome shotgun sequence genome:
- the RIPOR1 gene encoding rho family-interacting cell polarization regulator 1 isoform X2, with product MQLPLALAGPWFPAEITWLPRFHGESRGGRCQEPARTPRLLPSMGVEQRGCTEPGPISPRASSPASPGTWRPSRSHSTMSLSVRPQRRVLVTKINRSQSFAGVNSSADRPFRNLSPFTPTVSRKTGSRVSRMFSMSHKSPPPKVPQPNRLDEVYEALKKGLTAYLEVHQLELEKLSTQIRESKRNSRLGFLYDLDKQVKSIERFLRRLEFHASKIDELYEAYCIQRRLRDGAHNMVKAYSTGSPGSREARESLAEASKGYKEYTENMCLLENELESQLGEFHVRMKGLAGFARLCAGDQYEIFMKYGRQRWKLRGRIEVNSKQVWDSEEMVFLPLVTEFLSIKVTELKSLANHVVVGNVSCETKDLFAALPQVVAVDINDLGTLKLSLEVTWNPFDKDDQPSAASSVNKASTVNKRFSTYNQSPPDTPSLREQAFYNMLRRQEELENGTAWSISSESSDDSSSPQLSSSARHATHKPIVQPEVQASAPAIEISFSQQPEEADAVLGASGSSVPPAGSQPEEPSSRKKDTVANGHVPYSRTLSHISEASVDATMEVKTAESPWEPVPSTEDTGMGEQDSQTLPGAAVAAAVAGQDRAIEAKPRASVAWAPSCEEVAGRAEPVQSQAPAQSDYGTGIPTALAQASAEERPTPTPPLPTSTPEVPRGKMVDSGLEEAIGLLGSALDDYRGQFPELQPLERELKRLEEMLLQKQGVFLSRASSISLTVEHALESFSFLNTSDMEDSEGSEEEPLQDERRAGRPLRSSRAPSAGEVGADDTGMCSGSEASTDPMSTGNEFLDKALVLHLNNCNRLLLKLGTFGPLRCQEMYALDRLLRESQVLEIVCQLTEERAGAASSAADVVQFSTRKEGVLPLWDLCVEVPNVYTCPVERFLQVLSAQYAAPISEQHPGLADAVCVKLVEDVLNRRLPRRPGSAQSEQVTIFQYWSYFESLGALVLDTYMMELAEEALLAQNLNSDDQDVVLRALKRMPEGRLKKEGLKALSLLLVEGNSKVVSAVSAQLRSLAENPRFRQRALVCFLEQLEDEEVQTRVAGCAALGCLKAKESIEQLVYLCQTDKEPVREAAKQSLMLCDGPERTI from the exons GCCAGTCCTTTGCCGGAGTGAACTCATCGGCCGACCGGCCCTTCAG GAATCTTTCACCTTTCACCCCCACTGTCTCCCGCAAGACTGGCTCCAGGGTCAGTAGGATGTTCTCAATGTCGCACAAATCCCCACCACCCAAGGTGCCTCAGCCCAACCGCCTGGACGAGGTGTACGAAGCTCTCAAGAAGGGCCTGAC AGCCTACCTGGAGGTGCACCAGCTGGAACTGGAGAAGCTCAGCACACAGATCCGTGAGTCCAAGAGGAATTCACGACTG GGCTTTCTCTACGATCTGGATAAG caagTGAAGTCAATCGAGCGCTTCCTGCGTCGCCTGGAGTTCCATGCCAGCAAG ATAGATGAGCTGTATGAGGCTTACTGCATCCAGCGGCGGCTCCGTGATGGAGCCCACAACATGGTCAAGGCTTACAGCACGGGCTCGCCGGGCAGCCGGGAGGCACGAGAGAGCCTGGCCGAGGCCAGCAAGGGCTACAAGGAGTACACAGAG AACATGTGTCTGTTGGAGAATGAGCTGGAGAGCCAGCTGGGCGAGTTCCACGTCCGGATGAAAG GACTGGCAGGCTTTGCCCGGCTTTGTGCTGGTGACCAGTATGAG ATCTTCATGAAGTATGGACGGCAGCGGTGGAAGCTGCGAGGGCGCATCGAGGTGAACAGCAAGCAGGTGTGGGACAGCGAGGAAATGGTTTTCTTGCCCCTCGTCACTGAGTTCCTCTCCATCAAG GTGACGGAGCTAAAGAGCCTGGCCAACCATGTTGTGGTGGGCAATGTGTCCTGTGAGACCAAGGACCTCtttgcagctctgccccaggtAGTGGCTGTGGATATCAATGACCTGGGCACCCTCAAACTCAGCCTGGAGGTGACCTGGAA ccccttcGACAAGGATGACCAGCCCTCAGCAGCCAGCAGCGTCAACAAGGCTTCCACAGTGAACAAGAGGTTCTCCACCTACAACCAGAGTCCGCCTGACACGCCATCCCTGCGGGAACAGGCATTCTAT aACATGCTGCGGCGccaggaagagctggagaacGGCACAGCCTGGTCCATCTCCTCTGAGTCCTCGGATGACTCCTCCAGCCCCCAGCTGTCCAGCAGCGCCCGCCATGCCACACACAAGCCCATCGTGCAGCCTGAGGTGCAGGCCTCCGCCCCCGCCATCGAGATCTCCTTCTCCCAGCAACCAGAGGAGGCTGACGCCGTGCTCGGGGCCAGTGGCAGCAGTGTCCCCCCTGCTGGGAGCCAGCCAGAGGAGCCAAGCAGCCGTAAGAAGGATACAGTGGCCAACGGGCATGTGCCCTACTCCCGGACTCTGAGCCACATCAGCGAGGCCAGTGTGGATGCCACAATGGAGGTCAAGACTGCAGAGAGCCCTTGGGAGCCTGTGCCCAGCACggaggacacagggatgggcgAGCAAGACTCACAAACTCTCCCTGGTGCTGCggtggcagctgctgtggcagggcaggacagggccaTTGAGGCCAAGCCTCGCGCCTCCGTGGCATGGGCACCCTCCTGTGAGGAGGTGGCtggcagggccgagccagtgCAGAGCCAGGCGCCAGCACAGAGTGACTATGGCACCGGGAtccccacagcactggcacAAGCCTCTGCAGAAGAGAGGCCCACCCCAACCCCACCACTGCCCACCAGTACCCCTGAGGTGCCGCGGGGGAAGATGGTGGATTCAGGTCTGGAGGAGGCAATTGGcctcctgggctcagctctggatGACTATCGGGGACagttcccagagctgcagccccttgAACGGGAGCTCAAACGTctggaggagatgctgctg cagaagcaagGTGTCTTCCTCAGCCGGGCCTCCAGCATCAGCCTGACCGTGGAGCACGCACTGGAGAGCTTCAGCTTCCTCAACACCTCTGACATGGAGGACTCAGAGGGTTCTGAGGAGGAGCCTCTCCAAGATGAGAG AAGGGCTGGCAGACCTCTGcgcagcagcagggcccccAGCGCTGGCGAGGTGGGGGCAGATGACACCGGAATGTGCAGCGGTTCTGAGGCCAGCACTGACCCCATGAGCACTGGCAATGAGTTCCTGGATAAGGCTCTGGTGCTTCACCTCAACAACTGCAACCGCCTGCTGCTG AAGCTGGGCACCTTTGGTCCCCTGCGGTGCCAGGAGATGTATGCCCTGGACAGGCTGCTGCGGGAGTCGCAGGTGCTGGAGATCGTGTGCCAGCTGACGGAGGAGCGCGCAGGAGCAGCCAGTTCAGCTGCTGATG tggTGCAGTTCTCGACGCGGAAGGAGGGCGTGCTGCCCCTTTGGGACCTCTGTGTGGAAGTGCCCAACGTCTACACCTGCCCCGTGGAGCGGTTCCTGCAGGTGCTCAGTGCCCAGTACGCAGCTCCCATCAGCGAGCAGCACCCTGGTTTGGCTGATGCTG TGTGTGTGAAACTAGTGGAGGATGTGCTGAATCGGCGGCTGCCCCGGCGGCCCGGCAGCGCCCAGAGTGAGCAGGTCACCATCTTCCAGTACTGGAGCTACTTTGAGTCACTCGGTGCCCTGGTGCTTGACACCTACATgatggagctggcagaggaag cactgctggcacagaacCTCAACTCGGACGACCAGGACGTGGTGCTGCGCGCCCTGAAGCGCATGCCCGAGGGCCGCCTGAAGAAGGAGGGGCTGAAGGCGCTGAGCCTGCTCCTCGTGGAGGGCAACAGCAAGGTGGTGAGCGCCGTGTCAGCCCAGCTCCGCAGCCTGGCAGAAAACCCCCGCTTCCGCCAACGG GCCCTCGTGTgcttcctggagcagctggaggatgaGGAGGTGCAGACACGTGTGGCAGGGTGTGCGGCGCTGGGCTGCTTGAAG GCCAAAGAGAGCATTGAGCAGCTGGTTTACCTGTGCCAAACCGACAAAGAGCCTGTGCGGGAGGCGGCCAAGCAGAGCCTGATGCTGTGTG ATGGCCCTGAGAGAACCATCTGA